ACAGCGTCCTTGCAATGCTAAGCCCCGGGAAACTGGATTCTGGACTGACACGGTTTGACACAATGGCAGCGTGTAAAGTTGATAAAATGATAAAAGTGAAGGACTTGCCGCTGCACGATGATCTTAAAAAGCTCCTGCTAAAACAGATGGAAGAACTTATGCCGGTCCAGGCGCTTTCTATTGAAGCAGGTCTTCTTGAAAGAAAGAGCCAGCTGATCATTTCAGCTACCGCTACCGGAAAAACACTTATAGGCGAGCTTGCCGGCCTTTCGAACATTTTGAACAGGAAAGGCAGGATGTTGTTCCTTGTCCCTCTTGTTGCTCTTGCAAACCAGAAATATGAACAATTCACGCAGAGGTATTCTTCCATCACAACAACATCATTGCGCGTGGGCACAAGCCGCATAACCAAAGGAACCAGAGGCATCCGCACTACCCTTTCCTCGGACATCATCGTAGGCACTTATGAAGGGATTGATTTCATCATTCGGGCAGGAAATGCGCATATGCTTGGCAATATCGGAACAGTCGTTATTGATGAGGTGCACACGCTTGAGGATACAGAAAGGGGGCACAGGCTTGACGGTCTTATTGCACGCCTGAAATTCATTGCTCCCGCTGCCCAGTACGTTTATCTTTCTGCAACAGTTGGCAACCCCGGCTGGCTTTCGGAAAAACTGAACGCAGGATTAATAGAGTTCGAAGAACGACCTGTCCCGATAGAGCGGCACCTGATCTTTGCACCGGAATACGAAAAAAAGCGAATGATCGAACGGCTTGCAAGTCAGGAATATGATAAGAGATCCTCTAAGGGTTTCAGGGGACAGACTATCGTATTTACAAACTCCCGCCGTAACTGCCACATACTGGCGGAAGGGCTTTCGATAAAAGCGCTTCCGTACCATGCGGGCCTATCTTATCCAGAACGAAAAAAAGTGGAAAGGCAATTCGGGGAAGGAGGGCTGCCTGTGGTCGTTACAACAGCGGCGCTTGCGGCAGGTGTGGATTTTCCCGCGTCACAGGTCATATTTGAGTCACTTGCTATGGGTATTGAATGGCTGACCGTACGTGAGTTCCAGCAGATGCTTGGGCGCGCAGGAAGACCGGATTATCATGACCTTGGCATCGCTGTGCTTCTTGCTGACCCGGAAAGAAGGTTCGGGAAGGGAGATTCTGAGGATGAAGTCGCTTTCAGGTTGCTTCATGGTGTACTTGAGCATTTTGGCGTGGATTACGGGGATGATGAGCAGCTTGAAGAGACTCTTTCCAATATCGTGCTGGCGCATTCTCTTTCTGACATCACCAGGTTAAATGAAATGCTGCTTGGAAAAGGAGACCTGGAGTTCCTACTGGATAAACTGAAGGAATATGGTTTTATCGAAAAAAAAGATGGTGAATACCGTCCCACAAAACTTGGATATATTGTCGCGTCACATTTCCTGAGCGTGGAACAGACATTCCTGATAAAGAATGCAATTTTTAAAGGAATTAAGCCAATAGATGTTGTTACCAGCCTTGAAACCCTGGATTCTGTATATTTCAGGTATGCATCGCAATTATCGGATGCCCTGGGGACAGATATTCCGACAAGAGTTTTCGGGGCAGGGCTTGATATCATTTTTTCGGCAGACGGTTTTTCAAAGCTCAAAGAAAACCTGCGCCGCACCATGCTCGATTTTGCCAGGGAATTCATGTCATGCACCTGTAAGGATTCACCCTACTGCGGCTGTGCCGAGCGAAAATTCTCAAGCCAGGTAATAGAATTATGCGCCGAAGGCCGCGCCCCTGATGGGGTGATTAAGGAGCTGGAGAAGCAGTATGGGGTTTATGCATATACAGGCGATGTCCTCAATTATCTTGACCAGGCTGCAAGGAATCTTGAGGCTGTGGAATTGATTGCAGGGATTTTCGGGAAGAAGGAGATTAGCAGGATGGCGAAGGAATTGAGGAAAAGGATGGAAGCATGATACGAAAAAGCGTTTATAGTTCCTGCAATATAACACAGGACAAAATCATAACAAGAGATGATAGTGTGGCTGACAAAAAAATTCTAATAACGTATGCATCTTCAACAGGGAGTACTGAAAAACTTGCACAGGTAATCGCGGAAGGAATTAAAAAAGTGGAAGGCGTATCATTTGAGATGAAGAGGGCAAAAGACATCAAACCGGATGATGTGGCTTCAGCTAACGGTTATGCGTTTGGCTCACATTCTGCTTCTGAGTATATGGAAGGAGAAATTAAAAATCTCTTTGAGGGGCTCTATCCTGTAAAAGAGAAAATGATCGGCAAACCCGTATTACTTTTTACAACAGGACAGGGTAAACAGGCCGCTGCGCTTGCATCAATAGAAAAATTAGCGAGTGTATTCAACCCCGAATGGATCAAACCAGGCCTGGCAGTTAAAGGTATGCCGGGAGAATCTGATAAAGCAAATGCTCTTAAGATGGGAGAAGAACTCGCAGGTGCGGTGAAAAAAACACAAAAATCCACATATATTGTTGCGTAACAGGAATGGAAAAAAAAATTCTTCCCTTAACTCTTCCGTATCCTCACCGCATTTGCATGAGCAAAAAGCCCTTCAGCTTCAGCAAGTCCAATAATTGTATCACTTAATCCATCAAGGCCTTTCTTATCAATGATCTGCACGCTTGATTTTGTCACGAAATGGTCAATGTTCAAACCTGAGAACATCCTTGCATATCCAGCCGTTGGAAGGACATGGTTTGTTCCGGATGCATAATCACCCGCAGATACAGGCGCGTAAGAACCAACGAAAATCGAACCTGCATGCCTGATCCTGCCAAGAATGTCTTCCCTGGTCATTATTTCAAGATGCTCAGGCGCAAACTTATTTGAAAAATCAATACATTCATCAAGTGTTCCGGTGAGTATGGCTGCATTCTCAAGCGAGGTCTTGATAATTTCTGCACGTGCCACATTTTTTATCCGGATGTCTATCTCCTGCATTACCTTTTTTGCCAGGTCCTGTGATGGGGTTACAAGAACAGAAACAGCATTCGGGTCATGCTCTGCCTGGGCTATCATATCAGAAGCTATGAAATCAGCTCTTGCCGATTCATCTGCAATTATCAGCACTTCACTTGGGCCTGCAGGAAAATCAATAGCAGTTCCGCAGGCCATTTTGGCAGCTGTGACATATACATTGCCAGGCCCGACTATTTTATCTACTTTCGGAATGGTCTTTGTCCCGTAAGCCATAGCAGCAATTGCCTGTACGCCTCCTGCGCGGAAAACACGGTCTGCGCCTGCGATATGTGCGGCTGCCAGTGTCAGCGGGTTCACTGTTCCATCCGTGTTCGGGGGCGTGCATATAATAACCTGCCTTACGCCTGCGACTTTTGCAGGGATAACTGTCATAAGCGCAGTACTTGGGTAAGATGCCCTTCCTCCCGGGACATAAGCGCCTACTGACCCAAGAGGTGAAATACGTTGTCCCAGCCTGATCCCCGGTGCAAATTCCTTTATCCAATCCTTTGTGACCTGGGCCTCATGGAATGCACGGATGTTTGATGCAGCCTTTTTAAGATGTATCAGGAGCTTTTTGTCAAGTGAA
This region of Candidatus Methanoperedens sp. genomic DNA includes:
- a CDS encoding DEAD/DEAH box helicase, coding for MMLSIIIHPQKSKLIVLPIKDNSKEPNFYGTLILKQTPKGARVGKFRIKHGEKEDFRAPGELIELLRLADKILIAEGNEASEAGFKELLTAYQLDYGYTTTCRLCLLAGKFTTDSPILFHNESVCEDCAKKELIKEAKAIKLGAHGQERLIQILLKTKNLDSVLAMLSPGKLDSGLTRFDTMAACKVDKMIKVKDLPLHDDLKKLLLKQMEELMPVQALSIEAGLLERKSQLIISATATGKTLIGELAGLSNILNRKGRMLFLVPLVALANQKYEQFTQRYSSITTTSLRVGTSRITKGTRGIRTTLSSDIIVGTYEGIDFIIRAGNAHMLGNIGTVVIDEVHTLEDTERGHRLDGLIARLKFIAPAAQYVYLSATVGNPGWLSEKLNAGLIEFEERPVPIERHLIFAPEYEKKRMIERLASQEYDKRSSKGFRGQTIVFTNSRRNCHILAEGLSIKALPYHAGLSYPERKKVERQFGEGGLPVVVTTAALAAGVDFPASQVIFESLAMGIEWLTVREFQQMLGRAGRPDYHDLGIAVLLADPERRFGKGDSEDEVAFRLLHGVLEHFGVDYGDDEQLEETLSNIVLAHSLSDITRLNEMLLGKGDLEFLLDKLKEYGFIEKKDGEYRPTKLGYIVASHFLSVEQTFLIKNAIFKGIKPIDVVTSLETLDSVYFRYASQLSDALGTDIPTRVFGAGLDIIFSADGFSKLKENLRRTMLDFAREFMSCTCKDSPYCGCAERKFSSQVIELCAEGRAPDGVIKELEKQYGVYAYTGDVLNYLDQAARNLEAVELIAGIFGKKEISRMAKELRKRMEA
- a CDS encoding flavodoxin encodes the protein MIRKSVYSSCNITQDKIITRDDSVADKKILITYASSTGSTEKLAQVIAEGIKKVEGVSFEMKRAKDIKPDDVASANGYAFGSHSASEYMEGEIKNLFEGLYPVKEKMIGKPVLLFTTGQGKQAAALASIEKLASVFNPEWIKPGLAVKGMPGESDKANALKMGEELAGAVKKTQKSTYIVA
- the hisD gene encoding histidinol dehydrogenase translates to MLLNSISMLTGIEIERLLKRQGELQEVMPSVTSILNDIKVNGDPALLKYTVQFDKAALKNIEVSHKEIHEAVYSLDKKLLIHLKKAASNIRAFHEAQVTKDWIKEFAPGIRLGQRISPLGSVGAYVPGGRASYPSTALMTVIPAKVAGVRQVIICTPPNTDGTVNPLTLAAAHIAGADRVFRAGGVQAIAAMAYGTKTIPKVDKIVGPGNVYVTAAKMACGTAIDFPAGPSEVLIIADESARADFIASDMIAQAEHDPNAVSVLVTPSQDLAKKVMQEIDIRIKNVARAEIIKTSLENAAILTGTLDECIDFSNKFAPEHLEIMTREDILGRIRHAGSIFVGSYAPVSAGDYASGTNHVLPTAGYARMFSGLNIDHFVTKSSVQIIDKKGLDGLSDTIIGLAEAEGLFAHANAVRIRKS